One genomic segment of Rhinolophus sinicus isolate RSC01 linkage group LG11, ASM3656204v1, whole genome shotgun sequence includes these proteins:
- the KEL gene encoding kell blood group glycoprotein isoform X3: protein MGTNPAMGMGALWSQERPPEEGQPTERSRWQAMARQLLTTVLFLSVLLGSCVLFVYIFWSCRPHPCDTPVCRRLLEHYLKSGNISVAPCTDFFSFACGKAKGTLAEEIKRQLQRILESSGSWHPGSEEEKAFQFYSSCMDTDAIEAAGAGPLRQIIEELGGWQISGNWTSLDFNRTLRLLMSQYGHFPFFRAYLSPHPSPPHQPVIQIDQPEFDIPLGQELEQKNYAQILREYLSYLNCLGELLGGNPSKVQEHAYLSISITSQLSRFLRPPGQQRTQGKLFQMVTIEQLQEMAPAIDWLSCLQATFTPMSLSPSQLVVVHNLDYLQDMSKVLEKQLLEHRDFLQSHMIFGLVEALSPALNSKFQDARRLLNQKVRELTEQPPMPTRPRWMECVEQTDAAFKPTLAAMFVRETFSPSTQSAAMELFTAIKDALITHLRRLPWMDEETRKKAHDKVTQVQVTMGAPEWALKPALARQEYNDTHLRPSYLQSFLSSLRSRQARIIQSSFQPSPHHRWKVSPWEVKAHYSPSDHMVVFPAGLLQPPFFHPDYPRAVNFGAAGSIMVLELLRIFSHLLLPGFCLACDNRAILQCLEHHYAAFPLPNGTSFYGFRTLQEDVADMGGLAIALKAYNNRLSWHRGETTLPRLDLSPHQLFFLSYAQVMCREPSTQDSQDPHSPPSLRVHGPLSNTPAFARYFSCPYGTPLNPSRRCQLW, encoded by the exons ATGGGGACCAACCCGGCCATGGGAATGGGGGCTCTCTGGAGCCAGGAG AGACCTCCAGAAGAGGGGCAGCCCACTGAGCGGAGCAGATGGCAGGCCATGGCCAGGCAGCTGCTCACCACTGTCCTGTTTTTAAGCGTGCTCCTTGGTTCTTGTGTGCTTTTTGTCTACATCTTCTGGAGCTGTAGACCTC ACCCCTGTGACACGCCTGTGTGTCGGCGTCTCCTGGAACATTACCTGAAATCTGGGAACATTAGTGTGGCCCCCTGCACCGACTTCTTCAGCTTTGCCTGCGGAAAGGCCAAAGGTACTCTTGCTGAGGAGATCAAGAGACAACTTCAGAGGATACTGG AATCCTCAGGGTCCTGGCACCCAGGGTCTGAGGAGGAGAAAGCCTTCCAATTCTACAGCTCCTGCATGGACACAGACGCCATCGAAGCCGCAGGGGCTGGTCCCCTCAGACAGATTATTGAGGAG ctTGGAGGTTGGCAAATATCCGGTAATTGGACTTCCTTAGATTTTAACCGAACTCTGAGACTTCTGATGAGTCAATATGGTCACTTCCCATTCTTCAGAGCTTACCTGAGCCCTCATCCCAGCCCTCCACACCAGCCAGTCATCCAG ATAGACCAGCCAGAGTTTGACATTCCCCTCGGGCAAGAGCTGGAACAGAAGAACTATGCCCAG ATCCTACGGGAATACCTGAGTTACCTGAATTGCCTGGGAGAGTTGCTGGGAGGAAATCCGAGCAAGGTGCAAGAACATGCCTACTTGTCCATCTCCATTACCTCGCAGCTGTCCCGGTTTCTGAGGCCCCCAGGCCAGCAGCGGACCCAGGGAAAGCTCTTCCAGATGGTCACTATTGAACAACTGCAG GAAATGGCCCCTGCCATCGACTGGTTGTCCTGCCTACAAGCGACATTCACACCGATGTCCCTGAGCCCCTCCCAGCTAGTTGTGGTCCATAACCTGGATTATTTGCAAGACATGTCGAAAGTGTTGGAAAAACAGCTGTTGGAACACAG GGACTTTCTGCAGAGCCACATGATCTTTGGGCTGGTGGAGGCCCTTTCTCCAGCCCTTAACAGTAAATTCCAGGATGCACGCAGGTTGCTGAACCAGAAAGTGCGGGAGCTGACAGAACAACCACCCATG CCCACCCGCCCTCGATGGATGGAGTGCGTGGAGCAGACGGACGCTGCCTTCAAGCCTACCCTGGCAGCCATGTTTGTTCGTGAGACCTTCAGCCCGAGCACCCAAAGTGCT GCCATGGAATTATTCACTGCTATCAAGGATGCCCTCATCACTCACCTCAGAAGACTTCCCTGGATGGATGAGGAGACCCGTAAAAAGGCCCACGACAAA GTCACCCAAGTGCAAGTGACGATGGGGGCCCCAGAATGGGCCCTGAAGCCAGCGCTGGCCAGACAGGAATACAATGAC ACTCACCTCAGACCCAGCTACCTGCAGTCCTTCCTGAGCAGTCTCCGATCCCGCCAAGCTAGAATTATCCAGAGCTCCTTCCAGCCTTCCCCTCACCACAG GTGGAAGGTATCCCCCTGGGAGGTCAAGGCCCACTACTCACCATCTGACCATATGGTGGTCTTCCCAGCCGGACTCCTCCAACCCCCATTCTTCCACCCCGACTACCCCAG GGCCGTGAACTTTGGCGCTGCTGGCAGCATCATGGTCCTCGAGCTGTTACGCATCTTCTCCCATCTCT TGCTCCCTGGGTTTTGCCTGGCCTGTGACAACCGTGCTATACTGCAGTGCCTGGAGCATCACTATGCTGCCTTCCCGTTACCTAACGGAACCTCCTTCTATGGTTTCCGCACCCTCCAGGAGGATGTTGCAGACATGGGGGGTCTGGCCATTGCACTGAAG GCATACAACAACAGGCTCTCATGGCACCGTGGCGAGACTACCCTGCCCCGCCTGGACCTCAGCCCCCACCAACTCTTCTTCTTAAGCTATGCCCAG GTGATGTGTAGAGAGCCCAGCACACAGGATTCTCAAGACCCTCACAGCCCCCCCTCCCTTCGAGTCCATGGGCCTCTCAGCAACACCCCAGCCTTCGCCAGATATTTCTCCTGTCCATATGGCACCCCCCTGAATCCCTCCCGCCGCTGCCAGCTCTGGTAA
- the KEL gene encoding kell blood group glycoprotein isoform X7, producing MDTDAIEAAGAGPLRQIIEELGGWQISGNWTSLDFNRTLRLLMSQYGHFPFFRAYLSPHPSPPHQPVIQIDQPEFDIPLGQELEQKNYAQILREYLSYLNCLGELLGGNPSKVQEHAYLSISITSQLSRFLRPPGQQRTQGKLFQMVTIEQLQEMAPAIDWLSCLQATFTPMSLSPSQLVVVHNLDYLQDMSKVLEKQLLEHRDFLQSHMIFGLVEALSPALNSKFQDARRLLNQKVRELTEQPPMPTRPRWMECVEQTDAAFKPTLAAMFVRETFSPSTQSAAMELFTAIKDALITHLRRLPWMDEETRKKAHDKVTQVQVTMGAPEWALKPALARQEYNDTHLRPSYLQSFLSSLRSRQARIIQSSFQPSPHHRWKVSPWEVKAHYSPSDHMVVFPAGLLQPPFFHPDYPRAVNFGAAGSIMVLELLRIFSHLLLPGFCLACDNRAILQCLEHHYAAFPLPNGTSFYGFRTLQEDVADMGGLAIALKAYNNRLSWHRGETTLPRLDLSPHQLFFLSYAQVMCREPSTQDSQDPHSPPSLRVHGPLSNTPAFARYFSCPYGTPLNPSRRCQLW from the exons ATGGACACAGACGCCATCGAAGCCGCAGGGGCTGGTCCCCTCAGACAGATTATTGAGGAG ctTGGAGGTTGGCAAATATCCGGTAATTGGACTTCCTTAGATTTTAACCGAACTCTGAGACTTCTGATGAGTCAATATGGTCACTTCCCATTCTTCAGAGCTTACCTGAGCCCTCATCCCAGCCCTCCACACCAGCCAGTCATCCAG ATAGACCAGCCAGAGTTTGACATTCCCCTCGGGCAAGAGCTGGAACAGAAGAACTATGCCCAG ATCCTACGGGAATACCTGAGTTACCTGAATTGCCTGGGAGAGTTGCTGGGAGGAAATCCGAGCAAGGTGCAAGAACATGCCTACTTGTCCATCTCCATTACCTCGCAGCTGTCCCGGTTTCTGAGGCCCCCAGGCCAGCAGCGGACCCAGGGAAAGCTCTTCCAGATGGTCACTATTGAACAACTGCAG GAAATGGCCCCTGCCATCGACTGGTTGTCCTGCCTACAAGCGACATTCACACCGATGTCCCTGAGCCCCTCCCAGCTAGTTGTGGTCCATAACCTGGATTATTTGCAAGACATGTCGAAAGTGTTGGAAAAACAGCTGTTGGAACACAG GGACTTTCTGCAGAGCCACATGATCTTTGGGCTGGTGGAGGCCCTTTCTCCAGCCCTTAACAGTAAATTCCAGGATGCACGCAGGTTGCTGAACCAGAAAGTGCGGGAGCTGACAGAACAACCACCCATG CCCACCCGCCCTCGATGGATGGAGTGCGTGGAGCAGACGGACGCTGCCTTCAAGCCTACCCTGGCAGCCATGTTTGTTCGTGAGACCTTCAGCCCGAGCACCCAAAGTGCT GCCATGGAATTATTCACTGCTATCAAGGATGCCCTCATCACTCACCTCAGAAGACTTCCCTGGATGGATGAGGAGACCCGTAAAAAGGCCCACGACAAA GTCACCCAAGTGCAAGTGACGATGGGGGCCCCAGAATGGGCCCTGAAGCCAGCGCTGGCCAGACAGGAATACAATGAC ACTCACCTCAGACCCAGCTACCTGCAGTCCTTCCTGAGCAGTCTCCGATCCCGCCAAGCTAGAATTATCCAGAGCTCCTTCCAGCCTTCCCCTCACCACAG GTGGAAGGTATCCCCCTGGGAGGTCAAGGCCCACTACTCACCATCTGACCATATGGTGGTCTTCCCAGCCGGACTCCTCCAACCCCCATTCTTCCACCCCGACTACCCCAG GGCCGTGAACTTTGGCGCTGCTGGCAGCATCATGGTCCTCGAGCTGTTACGCATCTTCTCCCATCTCT TGCTCCCTGGGTTTTGCCTGGCCTGTGACAACCGTGCTATACTGCAGTGCCTGGAGCATCACTATGCTGCCTTCCCGTTACCTAACGGAACCTCCTTCTATGGTTTCCGCACCCTCCAGGAGGATGTTGCAGACATGGGGGGTCTGGCCATTGCACTGAAG GCATACAACAACAGGCTCTCATGGCACCGTGGCGAGACTACCCTGCCCCGCCTGGACCTCAGCCCCCACCAACTCTTCTTCTTAAGCTATGCCCAG GTGATGTGTAGAGAGCCCAGCACACAGGATTCTCAAGACCCTCACAGCCCCCCCTCCCTTCGAGTCCATGGGCCTCTCAGCAACACCCCAGCCTTCGCCAGATATTTCTCCTGTCCATATGGCACCCCCCTGAATCCCTCCCGCCGCTGCCAGCTCTGGTAA